A section of the Chitinispirillales bacterium genome encodes:
- the xth gene encoding exodeoxyribonuclease III has product MRIYSWNVNGIRACVKNGFFEFLGKENPDILAIQETKAQKGQLSGEILNIKGYKSFWHSAVKKGYSGTAIYTKIEPKNIENLGNEKYDCEGRTIIAEFENFTLVNCYFPNSQEERARLDYKLNFCDFLLWKVKKTVESGKNVILVGDYNIAHTEIDLKNPKNNENSPGFYLEEREWMTKFLSNGFCDIFRQRRPNEPNLYTWWSYRTQARERNVGWRIDYCCVNDDFVSQVKTVEIHPQFFGSDHCPVSIEV; this is encoded by the coding sequence ATGAGAATTTACTCTTGGAATGTAAACGGAATAAGAGCGTGCGTAAAAAACGGTTTTTTTGAGTTTTTGGGAAAAGAAAATCCGGACATTTTGGCAATTCAAGAAACTAAAGCGCAAAAAGGACAATTGAGCGGTGAAATTTTAAATATCAAAGGATATAAAAGTTTTTGGCATTCTGCGGTTAAGAAAGGGTATAGCGGGACGGCGATTTATACGAAAATTGAACCGAAAAACATCGAAAATCTAGGCAATGAAAAGTACGATTGCGAAGGGCGGACGATAATTGCCGAATTCGAAAATTTTACACTTGTAAATTGTTATTTCCCAAACAGTCAAGAAGAAAGAGCGAGATTGGATTATAAACTGAATTTTTGCGATTTTTTGCTTTGGAAAGTAAAAAAAACGGTAGAAAGCGGGAAAAATGTAATCTTGGTCGGCGATTACAACATCGCTCATACAGAAATAGATTTGAAAAATCCGAAAAATAACGAAAACAGTCCGGGATTTTATCTGGAAGAGCGGGAATGGATGACGAAATTTCTGTCAAACGGATTTTGCGATATTTTTAGGCAAAGGCGCCCAAACGAACCGAACTTATATACTTGGTGGTCGTATAGAACTCAGGCGCGTGAACGAAACGTCGGCTGGAGAATCGACTACTGCTGCGTAAACGACGATTTTGTTTCTCAGGTGAAAACCGTTGAAATTCATCCTCAATTTTTTGGAAGCGACCATTGTCCCGTTAGTATTGAGGTGTAA